From a single Mycolicibacterium moriokaense genomic region:
- a CDS encoding hemerythrin domain-containing protein, translating into MVETFVQSTDDVVKFLKDQHNLIKDMFDEVFSASDAKAREEAFVDLRQLLAVHETAEEMVVHPRVRHEAAKGDEIVDARLAEEHEAKKMLSALEGMDIDSKEFLDELAKFRDAVIDHAEHEENEEFTKLENKLSADDRGRMAKAVLAAQAIAPTRPHAGVESAKANFIAGPFASMLDRARDAIAAAVR; encoded by the coding sequence GTGGTTGAGACGTTTGTTCAGTCCACCGATGACGTCGTGAAGTTCCTCAAGGATCAGCACAACCTGATCAAGGACATGTTCGACGAGGTGTTCAGCGCCTCGGACGCGAAGGCGCGCGAGGAAGCCTTCGTCGACCTGCGCCAGTTGCTGGCCGTGCACGAGACCGCCGAGGAGATGGTGGTCCACCCGCGGGTCCGTCACGAGGCGGCCAAGGGCGACGAGATCGTCGACGCGCGCCTGGCCGAGGAGCACGAGGCCAAGAAGATGCTGTCGGCGCTCGAGGGCATGGACATCGATTCGAAGGAGTTCCTCGACGAGCTCGCGAAGTTCCGCGACGCCGTCATCGACCATGCCGAGCACGAGGAGAACGAGGAGTTCACCAAGCTCGAGAACAAGCTCTCGGCAGACGATCGCGGCCGGATGGCGAAGGCGGTGCTGGCGGCGCAGGCCATCGCGCCCACCCGTCCGCACGCAGGCGTGGAGAGCGCCAAGGCGAACTTCATCGCGGGTCCGTTCGCATCGATGCTCGATCGGGCGCGCGACGCGATCGCCGCGGCGGTCCGCTAG
- the coaD gene encoding pantetheine-phosphate adenylyltransferase, with protein sequence MSGAVCPGSFDPVTLGHVDIFERAAAQFDEVVVAVLINPNKKGMFTLDERIAMIEESTAHLPNLRAESGEGLVVDFVKSRGLTAIVKGLRTGTDFEYELQMAQMNKHIAGVDTFFVATTPTYSFVSSSLAKEVATLGGDVSHLLPEPVNVRLQAKLKG encoded by the coding sequence ATGAGCGGCGCCGTATGCCCGGGTTCCTTCGACCCGGTAACCCTCGGCCATGTCGACATCTTCGAGCGCGCGGCGGCCCAGTTCGATGAGGTCGTCGTGGCGGTCCTGATCAATCCCAACAAGAAGGGGATGTTCACCCTCGACGAGCGCATCGCGATGATCGAGGAGTCCACGGCACACCTGCCGAATCTGCGCGCGGAGTCCGGCGAGGGACTGGTCGTCGACTTCGTCAAGAGCCGCGGCCTGACCGCGATCGTCAAGGGTCTGCGCACGGGGACCGACTTCGAATACGAACTCCAGATGGCGCAGATGAACAAGCACATCGCGGGCGTCGACACGTTCTTCGTCGCGACGACGCCGACGTATTCGTTCGTATCGTCGTCGCTGGCGAAGGAGGTCGCGACGCTCGGCGGCGACGTCTCCCATCTGCTGCCCGAGCCCGTCAACGTGCGGCTTCAGGCCAAGCTCAAGGGTTAA
- the rsmD gene encoding 16S rRNA (guanine(966)-N(2))-methyltransferase RsmD yields the protein MTRIVAGDLGGRRITVPRTGTRPTTDRVRESLFNLLTARMDLDGIAVLDLYAGSGALGLEAMSRGAVSATFVESDPRAVSVIDKNIAALGVMGTTVRRGAVTSVLASAVARPVDLVLADPPYEVDGVEIESVLATLTQAGWTTAGTVAVIERPASAPELTWPDGWQVWSSRTYGDTRLELAEFDDTAVAR from the coding sequence CTGACCCGCATCGTCGCAGGCGACCTGGGTGGACGGCGAATCACGGTGCCGCGCACCGGAACCCGCCCCACCACCGATCGAGTACGGGAATCGCTGTTCAATCTCCTGACGGCCCGAATGGATCTCGACGGAATCGCGGTGCTCGATCTGTACGCCGGATCGGGGGCGCTTGGCCTGGAAGCGATGTCGCGCGGTGCGGTGTCGGCGACGTTCGTGGAATCCGACCCACGCGCCGTGAGCGTCATCGACAAGAACATCGCGGCGCTTGGTGTCATGGGTACGACGGTGCGGCGCGGTGCCGTCACGTCGGTATTGGCCTCGGCCGTCGCGCGGCCCGTCGACCTGGTGCTCGCCGACCCGCCCTACGAGGTCGACGGTGTCGAGATCGAATCCGTGCTCGCGACGCTGACACAAGCCGGGTGGACGACCGCCGGGACCGTCGCCGTCATCGAACGCCCGGCGTCGGCTCCGGAACTGACGTGGCCGGACGGATGGCAGGTGTGGTCGTCGCGCACATACGGCGACACCCGGCTGGAACTCGCCGAATTCGACGACACCGCCGTTGCTCGGTAG